ACAACCATGGATTTCCAGCCCATCCTCATCAAGGGCACGAAACAATCACTTATGTTTTAAATGGAGCAGTTGCTCATGAAGATTTTACTGGGGCCAAGGGAATGCTTTATAAAGGGGATTTGCAATTTATGACTGCTGGTAAAGGGATAATGCATTCTGAAATGCCAGTATCAAAAGACGACGAGTCACCCACCGTGGGACTACAATTATGGGTTGATTTACCTGAAGATAAACGAAATATAGAACCTAATTATCGAGATTTAAGAGAATGGGAAATACCTGAAGTTATCGTTGATGATGGTAAAGTTACAGTTAAAGTTATTTCTGGTAAAAGTCATGGAATAGaatcaatcaaacaattgGCATACATTCCCATTGATTACTTCCACTACAAGATAAAACCTGGAGGTCAATtcaaacaagaattgagATCtgattttaattattttttgtatgtGATCAGAGGAACTACACTTGAATTAAATGACAATACAACAGCtgaacaatatcaaaatgtatattttgaagaaaCTGGAGATTTTGTTATTGGTAAAAATGTCAGTACAAAGCCTGACGAGGAAGTAGAGTTTGCAATAATTGGTGGTAAAAAACTAGATCAAGATGTCTACGTTTTTGGGACATTTGCGGCTGATACTGAAGAAAATATGAAGAGTGGATTCCAGGATTTTAAGAACCAACGTAatggatttgaaaaaattaaaacttgGAAGTCATTGATTAGTAAAGGTGTAACTCAAGAAATGATCGATGGTCCTTTGAATGGAAATTTAGAATTACGtgaaaagaataagaatGACTATTTGAAAAGTGTGGAAACTCGTGAAAATATACTTGTGTAGTTAATTATTTAGACGGAAATAGAATAAATTCATAAACTCGGAACAACTGATAACGGCTAGAGTAAACATGGTCATGTAGCCCTGTATTTTTAAAGTACATCGATGTGGCACACGGCTGAAAAAACTGGTCATCTCTTTTGTAAACTTTACTAATGATGTTTTGACAAGCAATGACAGGGTACATCATTTTAGTAATGGTTGGTCGGAAAAAtcataaaatattttttttgttacaTACACTTTGAAGCGCGGAAATACCTCAGGTTATCtcatcaaatcaatcatcatttcttttttttgtccactatatatacatattactaatgatttgaaatacCAACTGTCATGCACAAATCTTTATCAAGGGTCATGCTTGAAAGATCAACAAGATCAAGAACTCCAGAGGTATAAATAAGATTCAATTATCCcaagtttttgaaaatcgaattcttttttttctctttacTTCATCAagtttattatattattaaacaaaaaaccaatcaacaattacaaatgTCAGTAAGATCAATTGCTAAAGTCGTTACCCCAAATCCACCAAGACCAGGATCTCCAGTGAAAATCAGAAACTCAATTGGAtcatcaaatcaatttaatccatttttattatttgatcaTTTCACAATTCCATCAACTGGTGGTTTCCCAGCTCATCCCCATCGTGGCCAAGAAACAATTACCTTAGTGTTAAAAGGTGGTGTTGCTCATGAAGATTTCACTGGTTCAAAAGGTGTTTTATATCCAGGTGATCTACAATTTATGACTGCTGGTAAAGGTGTTGTTCATTCGGAAATGCCAGTACCTAATGAAGATGGTTCACCTAGTGTTGGTTTACAATTATGGGTTGATTTACCTAATGATATGAAAGATGTGAAACCAAGATATAGAGATTTGAGAGAATGGGAGATTCCACAGGTGGTTGCAGACGATGGAAAAGTTATTGTCAAAGTTATTTCTGGAAAATCACATGGTGTAGAGTCTCAAAAGGAATTAGCATATACTccaattaattattatcattataaaGTCAAAGCTGGTGGTAAGTttaaacaagaattacTGCCtggtttcaattatttcttaTATGTGTTGAATgggaaaaatttgaaattgaatggAAATACCACTGTTGATAAATACCAAACtgcttttttcaatgaaacTGGTGATTACATTACTGGTGAAAATACTGCTACTGAAGAAACTGAAGCCAATGAATCAGAATTTGTATTGATTGGTGGTAAAATTTTAAACCAAAAACCAGTTCAATATGGTCCATTTGTCGCATCAAGTAAAACAGGAATAACCAAAGCATTATTAGATTATGAGCTTGCTCGAAATGGGTTTGAACATAGAGTGAAATGGAATTCATTGATAAGTCGTGGTgtcaataaatcaatggTGACTGGTCCATTGAATGGATGTCCAAAAAAGAGAGCCGCTGATAAGAAATCATATTTGGATTCAAAAATCTAATAAGACAAACTTTATAGTTCTATAGATATATAacttaattgaaaatattttacCTTACGTATATTTTAAACTGTTTTTATGTATGATAATATTgtagttttttttcatcaaactGGAACCTATACGCTAGTTAATTGATACCGACTAAAATCGAGGTAACCAGCCATAAGACAACAAATACAGAAATCAAGATTTACTCTTACATAAATCTCGcttattaattaaattgacAAGATAAATGCAAAAACAGATAAAGAACCCTTTGACAGACCAAAACTGATATGTGTCAGCCTTGCGGTCGTGTAAAACTGCTCAATTGTGGATTTAGCCATTCACgtaaaataaatttgtaaTGTATTAGTAAAAACTTTGTCATGCGTGTAATaattaccaaaaaaacttattaattgaatatcCGGAACAATAGAAATTTCAGGGAAGTAAACGTTGTCGATGAGGCGGCGGAGTATATTTCTCTCTCTCCCCTTGTgaagattattattagtaaaTCCGCATGGATTCTTCTAGAGCAATATTATGTAATactcttcttttttagtTCAATTGGTTTGTAATATCCAATCAATATGTGTAACCactaataaaatatttactCACCCCCCTAATTCCAACTTTTTTACTATAAATACTTCATTGATTGCTGTTccttgattttgaattgaattttttttttatttttcatttcattctttctacaatttattttaatttatcaatctacttaaacaaacaaaacaacttaattatttataatatgTCCGCAAGATCAATAGCTAAAATCGTTACTGCTAGACAACAAGCTGAAGGTGTTGGTGCTAGAGTAAGAAGATCAATTGGTGttattaatcaaaaatcaTTCAACCCATTTTTAATGTTTGATCATTTTTCCAGTTCTGGTACTAATGGGTTCCCTGAACATCCACATAGAGGTCAAGAAACCATTACTTTGGTATTACACGGAGCTATGGCCCATGAAGATTTCACTGGATCAAAGGGTATCTTGTATGCTGGTGATTTACAATTCATGACTGCTGGGAAAGGTATTGTCCATTCAGAAATGCCAGTTGCCAATGAGGATGGATCTCCAACTGTTGGGTTGCAATTGTGGGTCGATTTACCAGATGCATTGAAGGATACTGAACCAAGATATAGAGATTTGAGAGAATGGGAGATCCCACAAGTAGTCACTGATGATGGTAAAGTCACCATCAAGGTTATTTCGGGAAGATCACATGGTATTGAATCAATCAAAGAATTGGCTTATACTCCAATCaactattactattataaAGTTAAAGCTGGAGGTAAATTCAAACAAGAATTACAGCCAGAATTCAATTACTTTTTATATGTTTTGAATGGTAATGATCTTTATTTGAATGGTGAAAAGAAGATtgatcaatatcaaaatgtGTTTTTTGAAGAGGAAGGTGATTACATAACTGGTGAAAATAAGGCTACAGAAGATAATAAAGACACAGAAGTAGAATTCATATTGGTTGGTGGGAAAAAATTGGATCAAAAGGTCGTTCATTACGGACCATTTGTTGCTGATTGtgaagaaaatattgaacATGCTATAATAGATTATCAATATGCTCAAAatggatttgaaaatagaaaaacaTGGAAAACTTTGATTAGTGACGGGGTGACAAAAGATATGATTGAAGGTCCATTGGATGGTAATCTTGATAAAAGAGAAGCAACCAAGAAATCATATTTGGAATCCAAACAATAATAGTGTCCACTAGTCCAGGAGAGagttattttatttgtataGGTAGTATAGTGTATAATACAATTTATGtcaaaattttataaaGCTAGAA
This genomic stretch from Candida albicans SC5314 chromosome 1, complete sequence harbors:
- the PRN2 gene encoding Prn2p (Protein similar to pirin; Hap43p-repressed gene) codes for the protein MSLRSIAKIVTSKQKTEGSGAIVHRSMGIYGQRKYNPFLLFDHFIGANNHGFPAHPHQGHETITYVLNGAVAHEDFTGAKGMLYKGDLQFMTAGKGIMHSEMPVSKDDESPTVGLQLWVDLPEDKRNIEPNYRDLREWEIPEVIVDDGKVTVKVISGKSHGIESIKQLAYIPIDYFHYKIKPGGQFKQELRSDFNYFLYVIRGTTLELNDNTTAEQYQNVYFEETGDFVIGKNVSTKPDEEVEFAIIGGKKLDQDVYVFGTFAADTEENMKSGFQDFKNQRNGFEKIKTWKSLISKGVTQEMIDGPLNGNLELREKNKNDYLKSVETRENILV
- the PRN3 gene encoding Prn3p (Protein similar to pirin; induced by Mnl1 under weak acid stress; Hap43-repressed; Spider biofilm induced) yields the protein MSVRSIAKVVTPNPPRPGSPVKIRNSIGSSNQFNPFLLFDHFTIPSTGGFPAHPHRGQETITLVLKGGVAHEDFTGSKGVLYPGDLQFMTAGKGVVHSEMPVPNEDGSPSVGLQLWVDLPNDMKDVKPRYRDLREWEIPQVVADDGKVIVKVISGKSHGVESQKELAYTPINYYHYKVKAGGKFKQELSPGFNYFLYVLNGKNLKLNGNTTVDKYQTAFFNETGDYITGENTATEETEANESEFVLIGGKILNQKPVQYGPFVASSKTGITKALLDYELARNGFEHRVKWNSLISRGVNKSMVTGPLNGCPKKRAADKKSYLDSKI
- the PRN4 gene encoding Prn4p (Protein with similarity to pirins; induced by benomyl treatment; flow model biofilm repressed), with protein sequence MSARSIAKIVTARQQAEGVGARVRRSIGVINQKSFNPFLMFDHFSSSGTNGFPEHPHRGQETITLVLHGAMAHEDFTGSKGILYAGDLQFMTAGKGIVHSEMPVANEDGSPTVGLQLWVDLPDALKDTEPRYRDLREWEIPQVVTDDGKVTIKVISGRSHGIESIKELAYTPINYYYYKVKAGGKFKQELQPEFNYFLYVLNGNDLYLNGEKKIDQYQNVFFEEEGDYITGENKATEDNKDTEVEFILVGGKKLDQKVVHYGPFVADCEENIEHAIIDYQYAQNGFENRKTWKTLISDGVTKDMIEGPLDGNLDKREATKKSYLESKQ